From the Syntrophales bacterium genome, one window contains:
- a CDS encoding PIN domain-containing protein: MHYAFIDTNIFIRVMSQGKPGCETDLFERLRVLATGGALTLVIPEVVHLELEGQMHNPSEVLKQRFGELKKIINTTSVWSEIEDAKQLVMQQLDSLRDEKQQRWHQIYKDVLELLNSEKVSSIPFTAEIMCRAKKRIIRRGMPKNSPRVDQDSAIVESLIVHFSLIQDLKPILLFCSENHSDFAIEIPERKSQDRVFALHPVLAKDLPKTHFFTKLEDLLQLDQGYESLPQPPNDEEIKEAMDRADKLGSECNFEFDANGYDEYMKAVEHLDIIINTRLVNQYVAEVIPTLPEDFRIKREDLVKRIHKLLEQCRQCISWDDRSESKLPQWMEYVPEGMIPYTSLSNLMKIESNLHRYLSIHKEMDDNKKD; the protein is encoded by the coding sequence ATGCATTATGCATTTATCGACACAAACATTTTTATTCGCGTGATGTCGCAAGGTAAACCCGGGTGCGAGACTGATCTCTTTGAGAGACTTCGCGTCCTTGCGACTGGCGGTGCATTGACTTTGGTTATTCCAGAAGTGGTGCATCTTGAACTTGAAGGACAGATGCATAACCCATCAGAAGTTCTCAAGCAAAGGTTTGGGGAGTTGAAGAAGATCATCAACACTACCTCTGTTTGGTCGGAAATCGAAGATGCCAAGCAATTGGTAATGCAACAGCTCGATTCATTGCGTGACGAAAAACAACAGCGTTGGCATCAAATATATAAGGACGTCTTGGAGTTGCTTAATTCCGAAAAAGTCTCTTCAATACCCTTCACCGCAGAGATCATGTGTCGAGCAAAAAAACGGATCATCCGAAGAGGAATGCCAAAGAACTCCCCAAGGGTGGATCAGGATTCTGCAATTGTTGAGTCCCTTATAGTTCACTTTTCTCTTATTCAAGATCTTAAACCTATTCTTCTTTTCTGTTCTGAGAACCATTCAGACTTCGCAATCGAGATACCGGAACGTAAATCACAAGATCGGGTTTTTGCTTTACATCCTGTTTTAGCTAAAGATTTACCAAAGACACACTTCTTCACAAAACTTGAAGATCTGCTCCAGTTAGACCAAGGATATGAGTCTCTTCCACAACCACCGAATGACGAAGAGATCAAGGAGGCTATGGATAGAGCCGACAAACTTGGTTCTGAGTGCAATTTCGAATTTGATGCTAATGGCTACGATGAATACATGAAGGCTGTAGAGCATCTAGACATCATTATTAATACACGTCTTGTCAATCAATACGTCGCTGAAGTTATTCCGACTCTACCGGAGGATTTTCGGATCAAACGCGAAGATTTGGTCAAGAGAATTCATAAGTTACTCGAACAATGCCGGCAATGTATATCATGGGATGACCGCAGTGAATCAAAGTTGCCTCAGTGGATGGAGTACGTTCCTGAAGGTATGATTCCATATACTTCTTTATCTAACCTTATGAAGATAGAAAGTAACCTTCATCGGTACCTTTCTATTCATAAGGAGATGGATGACAATAAGAAGGACTGA
- a CDS encoding helicase C-terminal domain-containing protein, whose product MSKRQDNHLKELSSSFNILKKSFPDYEDRPEQREMAGEVGRCLKKKKNLLIEAGTGVGKSFAYLIPAVLSQEKTVVSTSSLALQDQLVKKDLVFLKKALPQKFSFGILKGKNNYLCLKREKEYAGAGGTYEKFLKWLAKTGTGEKAELSFIPKFWHEVCGDSQDCNGRMCPFYDRCFYYRHYRTLHKKDILVVNHHLLIYDLLSDFKVLPFHKQLIIDEASDIEDVISNVLGSSLTYSRTMWLLYRLKGLKIIVDDLFAEVESFFKKEDVPSQPVFPIPDPVIERLKSLRKKLALNKTISTLEKQKKSVADDELKDKIETTIDYVKSFAADMDDFIGQDDADRVYYIAGNGNALEFKSNLVESRSAFRVLTDIYDSTIMTSATLTSAGKFAFLKKRLGIEDFEEKIVGSPFDYRRQSLLYVDKDLPGPDRGNDEIFQQESLKVIEGLVDASRGRALVLFTSYKHLNFVAKSARIFHPFKSQGDMPPAKLIEWFKNTPNSVLLATATFWQGVDIKGDDLSLVIIAKIPFSSPGDPVYQERCRRLGNRWFNDLALPSAILSLRQGFGRLIRGSNEYGVVAMLDTRLVTRSYGRTIVSSLPETNIVHSVEDVKTFFDSIPVNPPIPPFGKGGQEGILKGGTAKVTRAQKIDSADIKGVGIN is encoded by the coding sequence ATGTCGAAAAGACAGGATAACCATTTGAAAGAATTATCATCAAGCTTTAACATATTAAAGAAGAGTTTCCCTGATTATGAAGACCGTCCGGAGCAGCGTGAGATGGCAGGCGAAGTCGGGCGTTGCCTCAAGAAGAAAAAGAATCTTCTCATAGAGGCTGGTACAGGCGTCGGCAAATCTTTTGCCTATCTTATCCCAGCGGTGCTTTCGCAGGAAAAAACGGTAGTATCCACTTCATCGCTGGCCCTTCAGGATCAGCTTGTAAAGAAGGATCTTGTTTTTCTTAAGAAGGCTCTTCCTCAGAAGTTTTCCTTCGGGATACTCAAGGGGAAGAATAACTATCTATGTCTGAAACGGGAAAAAGAATACGCGGGGGCGGGCGGGACCTATGAAAAGTTTCTCAAATGGCTGGCAAAGACCGGGACAGGCGAAAAAGCCGAGCTTTCATTCATTCCGAAATTCTGGCATGAGGTCTGCGGAGATTCACAGGATTGTAACGGCAGAATGTGCCCCTTCTACGACAGGTGTTTTTATTACCGGCATTATCGAACGCTCCACAAGAAGGATATCCTGGTAGTCAATCATCACCTCCTCATCTATGACCTCCTTTCGGATTTCAAAGTCCTTCCCTTTCACAAGCAGTTAATTATTGATGAGGCCTCTGATATTGAGGATGTTATCTCCAATGTCCTTGGCAGCAGCCTGACTTATTCAAGGACTATGTGGCTGCTTTACAGACTGAAAGGATTGAAGATAATCGTTGATGACCTTTTTGCAGAGGTGGAGTCATTCTTTAAAAAGGAAGATGTGCCATCTCAGCCGGTCTTTCCAATTCCCGATCCCGTCATAGAAAGGCTGAAGAGCTTGAGGAAAAAACTGGCGCTGAACAAAACAATTTCAACGCTGGAAAAGCAGAAGAAATCGGTGGCCGATGATGAGTTGAAAGACAAAATAGAAACAACAATAGATTATGTAAAGTCATTTGCCGCGGATATGGATGACTTTATAGGACAAGATGATGCGGACAGGGTTTATTATATAGCGGGAAATGGCAATGCCCTGGAGTTTAAAAGCAACCTTGTGGAATCCCGGAGTGCTTTCAGAGTACTGACAGACATTTATGACAGCACGATTATGACATCGGCTACTTTGACATCAGCAGGAAAGTTTGCTTTTTTAAAGAAGAGGCTGGGCATCGAAGATTTTGAAGAAAAGATTGTCGGCTCGCCATTTGATTACAGAAGGCAGTCTCTCCTATATGTTGACAAAGACCTGCCGGGACCGGACAGAGGAAATGATGAGATATTTCAGCAGGAGAGCCTCAAGGTAATAGAGGGTCTTGTCGATGCGTCCCGTGGCAGGGCATTGGTGTTGTTTACATCTTACAAACATCTTAATTTTGTTGCGAAAAGTGCCAGGATATTCCACCCCTTCAAATCCCAGGGGGATATGCCCCCTGCAAAACTTATTGAGTGGTTTAAAAATACTCCTAATTCAGTACTCCTGGCAACCGCTACTTTCTGGCAGGGGGTTGATATAAAGGGGGACGATTTGAGCCTTGTGATTATTGCGAAGATTCCATTCAGCTCACCGGGAGATCCGGTATATCAGGAAAGATGCAGGAGACTGGGAAACAGATGGTTTAACGACCTTGCCCTCCCGTCTGCTATTCTGTCATTGAGGCAGGGTTTTGGACGGCTCATCAGAGGGAGTAACGAATATGGCGTGGTTGCCATGCTTGATACACGGCTCGTTACTCGTTCGTACGGCAGGACTATCGTCTCATCATTGCCGGAGACAAACATCGTCCACAGTGTTGAAGATGTGAAAACTTTTTTTGACTCCATTCCCGTGAATCCCCCCATACCCCCCTTTGGAAAAGGGGGGCAAGAGGGAATCTTAAAGGGGGGAACCGCAAAAGTCACCCGTGCACAGAAAATAGATTCCGCAGATATTAAAGGCGTCGGCATTAATTAA
- a CDS encoding RecX family transcriptional regulator, which translates to MHGSTTGGEDPTLEKAKQKAFRFLSVRGRSTKEIRSKLKERGFEESIVEKVIVRLLDLKYLDDESFAKQWARNLAVNRLYGNRRIEMSLLEKGIDRKFIEQSIAWVREEISEKEAINVLIEKKVKGKKVVELDEKEKRRLAQNLMGRGFHAGLIFEVLGRPEEEFTNDGK; encoded by the coding sequence TTGCACGGCTCGACAACAGGTGGGGAAGACCCCACGCTCGAAAAAGCAAAGCAGAAGGCCTTCCGCTTCCTTTCCGTTAGAGGAAGAAGCACAAAGGAGATACGGTCAAAACTCAAAGAAAGGGGTTTTGAAGAATCCATTGTAGAAAAAGTCATCGTCAGGCTTCTCGATCTCAAATATTTGGACGATGAATCCTTCGCAAAACAATGGGCCCGCAATCTGGCTGTAAACAGACTCTACGGAAACAGAAGGATTGAAATGAGCCTTCTGGAAAAGGGGATTGACAGGAAGTTCATTGAACAATCGATTGCGTGGGTTCGTGAAGAAATAAGCGAGAAAGAGGCCATAAACGTACTTATAGAAAAAAAGGTTAAAGGCAAAAAGGTTGTTGAACTCGACGAAAAAGAAAAGAGAAGACTGGCTCAAAACCTGATGGGAAGAGGTTTCCATGCAGGGTTGATTTTTGAGGTGTTAGGAAGACCAGAGGAGGAATTTACAAATGACGGGAAGTGA
- the alaS gene encoding alanine--tRNA ligase produces MTGSEIREKFLKYFEERGHTVVASSSLVPKEDPTLLFTNSGMVQFKYCFLGEEDRGYTRAASSQKCVRAGGKHNDLENVGYTTRHHTFFEMLGNFSFGDYFKDEAVTWGWDFLTEAMGLPKEKLWISIYEDDDEAFEIWNKKIGIPAEKIVRMGEEDNFWMMGETGPCGPCSEIMYDQGEGVGCGRPECNMECECDRYLELWNLVFTQFDRDESGNLNPLPNPNIDTGMGLERLATVMQGLSSNYDSDFFTEIIGSIEKISGKKYKENEDHDTSIRVIADHSRAITFLMGDGVLPGNEGRGYVLRRILRRAARHGKLLDINKPFLHEVVPVVINVMKEAYPDLVDKESFVRKVVINEEERFIETLDIGLKILNDEVESLKTAGKNIVPGNVIFKLYDTFGFPVDLTEDIIRKDNFSLDMEGFEKAMDAQRELARESWKGSGGEAVSDSYKKLSLQGIATEFTGYEGTTETSSRITGILKNNEEIDYLKEGENAEIFVEQTPFYGETGGQVGDTGIIKGEGFLFEVWDTQRPLDDLFTHIGKLKKGQIKVGDAVDLKVDKEERRAIEAHHSGTHVLQAALTEVLGDHVKQSGSLVTPKRLRFDFSHFSKIDEEEMEKVEILANKYIRENFPVTTKVLPRDEAMKTGATAVFDEKYGEAVRVVKMGDFSMELCGGTHVNKTGDIGFLKITHESAVAAGIRRIEAVTGEESLKYIRETEKELKKSASLLKANPMELSERVEKLQKHQKELEREIDSLKGKLATRASSDHLSQAEEIKGVRVLTTMVDAPDVKTLRDFGDKLRDKIQSGIILIGSKADGKAMLLCMVTKDLTDKYNAGKIVKEIAPIVGGTGGGRPDMAQAGGSKPENLEQALNRLKEIL; encoded by the coding sequence ATGACGGGAAGTGAGATCAGAGAAAAGTTCTTAAAATACTTTGAGGAAAGGGGACATACGGTGGTGGCAAGCTCATCTCTTGTCCCGAAAGAGGATCCGACTCTGCTGTTTACCAATTCAGGCATGGTTCAGTTTAAATACTGCTTCCTGGGAGAGGAAGACCGGGGCTACACAAGGGCCGCTTCCTCCCAAAAATGTGTCAGGGCGGGAGGAAAACATAACGACTTGGAAAATGTGGGCTATACTACCCGTCATCACACCTTTTTTGAGATGCTGGGAAACTTTTCCTTCGGCGATTATTTTAAAGATGAAGCCGTTACATGGGGATGGGATTTCCTAACAGAGGCAATGGGTCTTCCCAAAGAGAAACTATGGATATCAATTTACGAAGATGATGATGAAGCCTTCGAGATATGGAACAAAAAGATAGGAATACCTGCGGAGAAAATTGTCCGCATGGGAGAGGAAGATAACTTCTGGATGATGGGCGAAACCGGCCCCTGCGGTCCCTGTTCCGAGATTATGTACGACCAGGGTGAAGGGGTAGGTTGCGGCCGGCCTGAGTGCAACATGGAATGTGAATGCGACCGCTACCTCGAGCTCTGGAATCTTGTCTTCACTCAGTTCGACAGGGACGAATCGGGCAACCTGAATCCGCTACCAAACCCGAATATTGATACGGGAATGGGCCTGGAGCGGTTAGCGACAGTGATGCAGGGGTTAAGCAGCAACTATGATTCTGATTTTTTTACAGAAATCATCGGTTCTATCGAGAAAATCAGCGGGAAGAAGTACAAGGAAAATGAGGATCATGACACGTCCATCCGGGTGATAGCCGACCACAGCCGGGCCATCACTTTTCTGATGGGTGATGGCGTCCTCCCAGGTAATGAGGGAAGGGGTTATGTCCTGAGGAGGATATTGAGAAGGGCTGCACGCCATGGAAAACTGCTCGACATAAACAAACCTTTTCTGCACGAGGTGGTACCGGTAGTTATTAATGTCATGAAAGAAGCCTATCCTGACCTTGTTGATAAAGAATCATTTGTCAGGAAAGTGGTCATAAACGAGGAAGAACGTTTTATAGAGACTCTCGATATCGGTTTGAAGATATTGAATGATGAAGTGGAATCTCTCAAAACTGCCGGTAAAAATATTGTCCCCGGTAACGTTATCTTCAAACTCTATGACACCTTCGGGTTTCCGGTCGATCTGACGGAAGACATCATCAGAAAGGACAATTTCTCACTGGATATGGAAGGTTTCGAAAAGGCTATGGATGCCCAGAGGGAGCTGGCCAGGGAATCGTGGAAGGGAAGTGGTGGAGAAGCCGTATCAGACAGTTACAAAAAACTGTCTCTCCAGGGCATCGCCACTGAATTCACAGGATATGAGGGAACAACGGAAACAAGCTCCCGTATTACAGGTATTCTGAAAAATAATGAAGAGATCGACTACTTAAAGGAAGGTGAAAATGCCGAAATCTTCGTTGAGCAGACCCCGTTTTATGGAGAAACTGGAGGACAGGTCGGGGATACCGGAATCATCAAAGGAGAAGGTTTTCTCTTTGAAGTCTGGGACACACAAAGGCCTCTTGATGATCTCTTTACACATATTGGAAAGCTTAAAAAAGGACAGATTAAGGTCGGGGATGCCGTAGATCTCAAAGTAGATAAAGAAGAAAGAAGGGCAATAGAAGCACATCATTCCGGCACACACGTCCTACAAGCAGCTTTAACAGAAGTTCTCGGGGATCATGTCAAGCAGTCAGGTTCTCTTGTAACACCGAAAAGGCTTCGGTTTGACTTTTCTCACTTTTCCAAAATCGACGAAGAAGAGATGGAAAAGGTAGAAATCCTGGCAAACAAATATATCAGAGAAAACTTCCCTGTCACCACCAAGGTATTACCCAGAGATGAGGCGATGAAAACAGGTGCAACGGCCGTCTTTGACGAAAAATATGGTGAGGCTGTAAGGGTTGTCAAGATGGGTGATTTCAGCATGGAGCTGTGCGGGGGAACTCACGTCAACAAAACCGGTGATATTGGATTCCTTAAGATTACCCATGAATCGGCAGTAGCAGCCGGCATAAGGAGAATCGAGGCGGTAACTGGAGAAGAATCTCTGAAATATATCAGAGAAACGGAGAAAGAGCTGAAAAAATCAGCCTCTCTTTTAAAAGCCAATCCTATGGAACTGTCTGAAAGGGTGGAGAAGCTCCAGAAACACCAGAAAGAACTTGAAAGAGAAATCGATTCGCTGAAGGGGAAATTGGCAACCAGGGCTTCGTCCGACCATCTCAGTCAGGCCGAGGAAATAAAGGGAGTCAGAGTGCTTACAACCATGGTTGATGCGCCGGATGTGAAAACCCTGCGGGATTTTGGGGATAAGCTGAGGGACAAAATCCAATCAGGAATAATACTGATCGGTAGCAAAGCAGATGGCAAGGCAATGCTGCTCTGTATGGTTACAAAAGACCTTACCGATAAATATAACGCCGGTAAAATCGTAAAAGAGATTGCACCGATTGTGGGAGGAACCGGCGGCGGACGCCCCGACATGGCTCAGGCCGGAGGGTCAAAACCCGAAAATTTAGAACAGGCTTTGAACAGGCTGAAGGAAATTCTATAA
- the murI gene encoding glutamate racemase, translating into MIGIFDSGFGGLTVLKSIMQELPEYDYLYLGDNARVPYGGRSEKIIYKFTKQAVAFLFKQGCPLIIIACNTASAKALRRIQQEYLPKTYPERRVLGVVRPSAEEIVKITSNNKVGLLATEMVVSSRAYIKEINKLNPSIEIFQQACPLLVPIVEAGEHDWEGTDLIVKKYLRGLFDQNGDIDTLLLACTHYPILYPTFERNIPSNVKILEQGPIVAKSLKDYILRHPEIGEKLSTGATQTLLTTDLSERFDRIARVFYGEPIHSSLVSLELD; encoded by the coding sequence ATGATAGGTATTTTTGACTCCGGTTTCGGCGGTTTGACGGTATTGAAAAGTATCATGCAGGAACTCCCTGAATATGATTACCTGTATTTAGGTGACAATGCAAGAGTACCTTATGGCGGCCGCTCCGAGAAGATAATATATAAGTTTACAAAGCAGGCGGTAGCCTTCCTTTTCAAGCAGGGATGCCCTCTGATTATTATCGCCTGCAATACTGCATCTGCCAAGGCACTGCGGAGAATTCAACAGGAATACCTGCCTAAAACATATCCTGAAAGAAGAGTCCTCGGGGTCGTCCGGCCGAGTGCCGAAGAGATCGTTAAAATAACCTCAAACAACAAGGTGGGGTTATTGGCAACTGAGATGGTCGTCTCATCAAGGGCTTACATTAAAGAAATCAACAAGTTAAATCCGTCAATTGAAATATTTCAGCAGGCCTGCCCTCTTCTGGTACCGATCGTGGAAGCAGGGGAACACGATTGGGAGGGAACTGATCTGATTGTTAAAAAATATCTGAGGGGGCTATTTGATCAGAATGGCGACATCGACACCCTCCTCCTTGCCTGTACCCACTATCCGATACTTTATCCAACTTTTGAAAGGAATATCCCCTCAAACGTAAAGATTCTTGAACAGGGACCCATTGTGGCAAAAAGCCTTAAAGACTATATTCTGAGACATCCCGAGATCGGGGAAAAACTCTCAACGGGAGCAACACAAACCCTGCTTACAACGGATCTTTCTGAAAGATTTGACCGCATAGCCCGTGTTTTTTACGGAGAACCGATACACTCGAGCCTTGTCTCCTTAGAGCTTGACTGA
- the moaC gene encoding cyclic pyranopterin monophosphate synthase MoaC — protein MINFTHLDEKGRAKMVDVSAKESTLREAVAQGKVLMNPNTVRAIEQGEVPKGDVLGVARIAGIMAAKKTSDIIPMCHPLELTGINIDFSSSIEKGEITIKANVKTVGKTGVEMEAMTAVSAAALAIYDMCKSADRGIILSDIKLITKSGGKSGTFVRQEK, from the coding sequence ATGATAAATTTCACCCATCTTGACGAAAAAGGCAGAGCGAAAATGGTCGATGTTTCCGCTAAGGAATCTACCTTGAGGGAGGCAGTGGCCCAGGGAAAAGTACTAATGAACCCGAATACTGTAAGAGCTATTGAACAGGGGGAGGTGCCGAAGGGTGACGTGCTCGGTGTTGCAAGGATCGCAGGGATAATGGCCGCCAAAAAGACAAGTGATATTATTCCCATGTGTCACCCCCTCGAACTGACGGGAATAAATATTGACTTTTCAAGTAGTATTGAAAAGGGTGAGATAACCATAAAAGCAAATGTTAAGACTGTGGGAAAGACAGGTGTGGAGATGGAAGCCATGACGGCCGTGAGTGCGGCAGCCCTGGCAATTTATGATATGTGCAAATCCGCGGACCGTGGGATAATACTGTCTGATATAAAATTAATAACAAAAAGTGGCGGCAAGAGCGGAACCTTTGTAAGACAGGAAAAATAG
- a CDS encoding helix-turn-helix domain-containing protein translates to MMKEGTVSLMDIQKSNRMVMDEAAQTSLFPVVEDIIEEKLENIVTLLCSTDTEKSRLYEEILSIFESSLIKIALKRSNNVKTAAADFLGINRNTLHKKMGKLGINLERE, encoded by the coding sequence ATGATGAAGGAAGGAACGGTCTCTCTCATGGATATACAAAAATCTAATAGAATGGTTATGGATGAGGCTGCTCAAACATCATTATTCCCAGTCGTAGAAGATATCATCGAGGAAAAATTAGAAAACATTGTCACGCTACTCTGTTCGACAGACACAGAAAAGAGCAGATTATATGAGGAAATATTATCGATATTTGAAAGTAGCTTAATCAAGATTGCCTTAAAACGTTCTAATAATGTTAAGACTGCCGCCGCGGATTTTCTCGGGATAAATAGAAACACCCTCCATAAAAAGATGGGCAAACTCGGAATTAACCTTGAACGAGAATGA
- the uvrA gene encoding excinuclease ABC subunit UvrA: MKHIKIRGARQHNLKNININIPRDELVVITGVSGSGKSSLAFDTIYAEGQRRYVESLSTYARQFIGQLDKPEVELIEGLSPAIAIEQRTASQNPRSTVGTVTEIYDYLRLLYARIGVPHCYKCGREIKSETIDIILDNVLVFPEKTKINIMSPIVRGKKGEFQKELKKLRKDGFVRVRIDGRTLELAEDIELDRNKRHNIDVVVDRLIMKKGIRKRLRDSLEIAMGLSEGLVRIATDGGKDIIFSEGYACQDCGVSIVEMTPRMFSFNSPYGACPDCGGLGTRMYFDEDLVVPDPGLSIREGAIVPWENRNSLNFYQMLEALSKHYKFDINVPFNKLSERIRTVLLYGSGDEEIKFHFDRGGRRYFYTKPFEGVINNLDRRYRETNSNEVRMGLATYINVRECPTCHGYRLKEESLSVTVGGKNICEVCQMSIGECIRFFETLSLSDQNMVVSERIVKEIKERLRFLLDVGMDYINLARSSGTLSGGEWQRIKLATQIGSGLVGVLYVLDEPTVGLHQRDNIRLISTLKHLRDMGNTVLVVEHDAEMIMSSDCIVDMGPGAGLNGGEVVFQGTPGEICKSERSLTGKYLSGMLSIPVPDRRRHVPDEFIILEGANQNNLKDIDIKIPVGVFTCVTGVSGSGKSTMVIETLYKVLARRLYRYRGRVGKLRRIGTLGGIERVIVMNQQPIGRTPRSNPATYTGAFTHIRELFVRLSESRIRGYKPGRFSFNVKGGRCESCYGNGLIRVEMHFLPDVYVTCDVCHGKRFNKDTLEIKYRGENIADILDMTVNQGLSFFDSVPAIKSKLQLLFDVGLGYLKLGQSATTLSGGEAQRIKLARELGKRATANTLYILDEPTIGLHFADIQKLLDVLMRLVDMGNTVVVIEHNLDVIKSADYVIDLGPEGGERGGKIVASGTPEEVAGMKDSITGQFLNKVLLAAKCQ; the protein is encoded by the coding sequence ATGAAACATATAAAGATAAGGGGTGCGCGTCAGCACAACCTGAAAAATATAAATATAAACATTCCCAGAGATGAACTTGTCGTGATAACCGGTGTCAGCGGTTCCGGTAAATCGTCTCTGGCTTTCGATACGATTTATGCCGAGGGACAGAGACGATATGTGGAATCACTTTCTACCTATGCACGCCAGTTCATCGGTCAGTTGGATAAGCCCGAGGTTGAATTGATAGAGGGTTTGTCCCCCGCCATAGCTATTGAACAAAGAACAGCAAGTCAGAACCCCCGTTCGACGGTTGGAACAGTAACCGAGATATACGATTACCTCCGCCTTTTATATGCACGGATAGGAGTGCCCCACTGTTATAAATGTGGACGGGAGATTAAATCTGAAACCATTGATATAATACTCGATAATGTACTGGTATTTCCCGAAAAGACAAAAATAAATATTATGTCGCCGATTGTCAGGGGAAAGAAGGGTGAATTTCAGAAAGAATTGAAGAAATTGCGCAAGGACGGTTTTGTTCGGGTCAGGATTGATGGAAGGACTCTGGAACTTGCCGAAGATATTGAACTGGACAGGAATAAGCGCCACAATATCGATGTTGTAGTTGACAGGCTTATCATGAAAAAAGGGATACGAAAGCGATTGAGGGATTCTCTCGAAATTGCCATGGGCCTGTCGGAGGGGCTTGTCAGGATTGCTACCGACGGGGGCAAGGATATTATCTTTAGTGAAGGATATGCCTGTCAGGATTGCGGCGTCAGCATTGTTGAGATGACACCGCGGATGTTTTCGTTCAATAGTCCTTACGGTGCCTGCCCTGACTGTGGTGGTCTGGGGACACGGATGTATTTTGATGAGGATCTGGTTGTGCCTGATCCGGGACTTTCCATAAGGGAGGGTGCTATCGTCCCCTGGGAAAACAGGAATTCCCTTAACTTTTATCAGATGCTGGAGGCCCTTTCCAAACACTATAAATTTGATATCAACGTTCCATTTAATAAATTGTCGGAAAGGATCAGAACTGTCCTTCTGTACGGTTCAGGAGATGAAGAGATTAAATTCCATTTTGACAGGGGCGGCAGACGGTATTTTTATACCAAGCCGTTTGAAGGTGTGATCAACAATCTTGACCGACGATACAGGGAAACAAATTCCAATGAAGTAAGAATGGGGTTAGCGACATATATTAATGTAAGGGAATGTCCGACCTGTCATGGTTATAGACTCAAAGAAGAGAGTCTTTCTGTAACTGTAGGGGGTAAAAATATATGTGAAGTGTGTCAGATGTCGATCGGGGAGTGCATCAGATTCTTTGAAACGCTTTCTCTGTCGGACCAGAATATGGTTGTATCTGAAAGGATAGTGAAGGAGATAAAGGAAAGACTTCGATTTCTCCTCGATGTAGGAATGGATTATATCAATCTGGCCAGGTCTTCGGGTACCCTCTCCGGTGGGGAGTGGCAGCGTATCAAACTCGCAACGCAGATAGGTTCCGGACTGGTAGGTGTTCTTTATGTGTTAGATGAACCGACAGTTGGTCTGCACCAGAGGGATAACATCAGACTTATTTCTACACTTAAGCATCTGCGCGATATGGGGAATACAGTTTTAGTGGTGGAACACGATGCGGAGATGATAATGTCATCTGATTGCATTGTTGACATGGGACCGGGTGCGGGATTGAATGGGGGTGAGGTTGTCTTTCAAGGTACACCGGGAGAAATTTGCAAGAGTGAAAGATCCCTGACGGGTAAATATCTTTCAGGGATGTTATCCATTCCGGTACCCGATCGGCGAAGACATGTCCCTGATGAATTTATAATCCTGGAAGGTGCTAATCAAAATAACCTGAAGGATATCGACATAAAGATTCCGGTGGGGGTTTTTACATGTGTGACCGGTGTATCCGGTTCGGGAAAGAGCACCATGGTCATCGAAACTCTTTATAAGGTACTTGCCCGCAGGCTGTACAGATACAGGGGCAGGGTGGGGAAGTTGAGACGGATAGGAACCCTTGGTGGTATCGAAAGAGTTATCGTCATGAACCAGCAACCTATAGGACGTACCCCGCGATCAAATCCGGCCACCTATACAGGAGCATTTACACATATCAGGGAGCTTTTTGTAAGGCTTTCTGAATCACGTATCAGGGGGTATAAACCTGGTAGATTCAGTTTTAATGTCAAGGGTGGAAGATGTGAATCCTGCTATGGGAATGGTTTGATAAGAGTGGAGATGCATTTTTTGCCGGATGTTTATGTGACCTGTGATGTATGTCATGGGAAGAGATTCAACAAGGATACCCTGGAAATTAAATACAGGGGGGAAAATATAGCAGATATTCTGGATATGACAGTCAATCAAGGACTTTCATTTTTTGACAGTGTTCCGGCGATAAAATCGAAACTGCAGCTCCTTTTCGATGTGGGTCTCGGGTACCTAAAATTAGGCCAATCTGCGACGACTCTTTCAGGTGGAGAGGCACAGAGGATAAAACTGGCGAGAGAATTGGGTAAACGAGCTACTGCAAACACCCTTTATATTCTTGATGAACCTACGATAGGCCTTCACTTTGCGGATATTCAGAAGCTTCTCGATGTCTTAATGAGACTGGTGGATATGGGAAATACTGTTGTAGTAATTGAACACAACCTGGATGTGATAAAATCTGCCGATTATGTAATTGACCTTGGTCCTGAAGGTGGGGAAAGAGGAGGGAAAATTGTTGCTTCTGGTACCCCTGAGGAAGTGGCAGGTATGAAAGATTCTATAACAGGGCAGTTTTTGAATAAGGTTTTGTTGGCAGCTAAGTGCCAATAG